Part of the Bacteriovorax sp. BAL6_X genome, AACCTAATTGAAAAAGGTGAGCTTGATGATGGAAAGCATTTTGCCATTTGGAATGATCCATTTGCAAAACCTGCATACCTTTATGCTCTAGTGGCAGGGGATCTTGCACTAATCGAAGATACATTTACAACGAAGTCAGGACGCGATGTTAAGCTTCAGGTATTTGTTGATAAAGGAAACGAAGATAAGTCTCACCACGCAATGGAGTCTCTTAAGAAGTCAATGAAATGGGATGAAGACAGATTTAGACTTGAGTATGATCTTGATATCTACATGATCGTAGCAGTTGACTCATTTAATATGGGGGCCATGGAAAACAAAGGTTTAAATATCTTTAACTCTGCTTATGTCCTGGCTTCAAAAGAGACAGCAGAAGATCATAACTTCTTCGGTATTGAATCTGTAGTAGGACACGAGTACTTTCACAACTGGACAGGAAACCGTGTTACTTGTCGCGACTGGTTTCAACTTACTCTTAAAGAAGGTCTTACGGTATTTAGAGATCAAGAGTTCTCTGCGGACTTAAACTCAAGATCAGTGTGTCGTATCAATGACGTTATTAACCTTAGAGCGGCTCAATTTCCAGAAGATGCAGGGCCTCAGTCACACCCAATTCAACCAAAGTCGTATATTGAAATGAATAACTTCTATACAATGACAATTTATGAAAAAGGCTCTGAAGTTATTCGTATGTATCACACTCTTCTAGGAGAGGAAGGTTTTCAACGTGGTATGGATAAGTACTTTGAGCTTTATGATGGTCAGGCCGTAACAACAGCAGACTTCACAAATGCAATGAGTGTTGCAAACGACAATTATGACTTTTCACAATTTAGAAGATGGTACGATCAAGCAGGGACTCCTGTTCTTGATGTAACAACTAGCTATGACGAAGCAGCTAAAGAGTTTACTTTAACAGTAAACCAATCGACTCCTGCTACACCTGGACAGCCAACAAAAGAGCCATTCCATATGCCATTTGTTATCGGACTTCTTGATAGCAAAGGTGCTGATATGAAGCTTACTCTTAAAAATAGAGACGATCAAACTGATCTTGATAGAGGACTTTTACATATCAAAGCTGATTCAGAAATTTTTGTTTTTGAAGGTGTTTCAGAGAGACCTGTTGCTTCACTAAATAGAAACTTTAGTGCTCCAGTTGTTCTACGATCAGACCTAACTGACAATGATTTCATTTTCCTAATGGCCAATGATAATGATGACTTTAATCGCTATGAAGCTGGACAAACTCTGGCCCTTAAAAATATCCACGCACTTCTTAAAGATGAGAATTTCCAAATTGACGATAAGTTTGTTCAGGCCTGGGGAGCTATCCTTAAGGATCAAAATATTGATGAAGAGTTTAAGGCAGTATGTCTTGGACTTCCATCGATGACGGATGTTGCTTCAACTATTGATATTCCAAATTACCGTGCAATTGATGAAGTAAAAGAGCAGCTATATAAACTTCTTGCAAGTACTTTTGAACAAGAGCTTGTCACAATTTATAATGATCTAAGCACTGAAAGAGATTTTAAAGTTGATGCAAAGGCAATGGGAGAGAGAAGACTTAGAGGCTTTACCCTTAGTTGTCTTGCAAAAATTGATGGCCATAAAGAACTTGCTCGCAAGTGCTATAAGTCTGCGACAAATATGACAGATATGATGAACTCTCTATCAGTTATGGTACATGAAATGCTTCCTGGTGCTGATGAGTCTCTTAAAGAATTCTACGAACGTTTTAAAGATCAAACTCTTGTTATGCAAAAGTGGCTAAGTGTTCAAGCAAGTTCATGTGATGATTCTACTTTTGATCGTGTTGGGGAGCTTATGAAAGATGAAGTCTTTGATATGAATGTTCCTAATCTTGTGTCTTCACTAATTGGAACTTTTGCACGCAATAAAGTTCAGTTTAATCACGAAAGTGGACGTGGCCTTAAGTTCATCGCTGAAATGATTAGAAAGGTTGACGCAATTAATCCTCAGTCTGGATCAAGACTTGCTGGTGCATTCAATGACTATCGTAAGATGCCGCCAGACTTAAAAGAAATTGCTCGTGTTGAGCTAGAGGCAATTGTAAACGACGAGAAGACGTCAAAGAACGTTTTTGAAAAACTTTCTAAAACATTAGATTCATAAAATACGGAGACTGGCGTGAGTGATAATATTTTTACAGAAGAGCTTGAATTAAATTATACGGAAGTTGCTCCGGAAATTGATTTTGTAGAGTTTGAAAAGGTTATCACTTCACGTCGTTCTGTTCGTGTCTTTGGAGATGAGGAAGTACCAGAAGAAGTTGTCCAAAAAGCAATCGAACACGGACTTTTAGCTCCTAATTCTTCAAATCTTCAGCCATGGGAGTTTCATTGGGTAAGGTCTGAGGATAAAAGAAGTGCTCTTTCTAAAATGTGTTTTGGCCAAAATGGCGCAAAGACTGCAAAGCACTTAATTGTTTGTGTGGCAAAGACTGGAACTTGGAAGAATAATTGCCAACGCATGCTTGCTTCCCTAGAGGCCACTTCAAAGAAAGATGGTATTGAAGTACCAAATGCCGTAAAAGCCTATTATAGTAAAATCGCTCCGATGGCCTATGGTTATATGGGTCCATTTGGAATTTTTTCTCCTCTAAAGTGGGCCTTCTATAATACTATTGGCCTCTTCCAAGTGATCTTTCGTGAACCTATGTTTCCATCTGATTTAAGAACTTGGGCCCATAAGACAACCGCTCTTGCATGTGAAAATATTATGCTCTCTATTCGTGCTCAGGGTTATGACACTCTTCCTATGGAAGGCTTTGATGCTAAGAGAGTTAAGAAGCTCTTAGGGCTTGGATGTAAGGATCACGTAACAATGATTCTTGGAGTTGGAAAGAGATCTGCTAAGGGCGTGTATGGCCCTCAGTTTCGTTTTCCAAAAGAAGACTTTATAATTAAACACTAAGAAGCTCTTTTTACTTTATACCTAATTACTTGGAGTCAGCTTTGTCTCAATACTAGAATTAAATGAGTTTTGAGATCAGTTGTTGAATGAACTAAATTAAACTTTAGTGATACTTGATTCTTATCCATGAATGCACCCAATTAACAGTAGCGAAGATTATCGATATCAAGTTGTAAGTGGCCTTATCCTGCATTTCCATATGATGCCATAACGAATGAGCAGCGTATGGATTATAATTAATTCTTAATTTAAAATGCTAATGTAAGTTTTCATCATTTGCTCATAATTTAATTGTCACTTAAAATAGTAACTTAGAATTAATTACGAAAAGGATTCCCTCATGAAGTACATACTAAGTTTACTTATAACTGCAAATCTATTTGCTATAACACCACAGGACCTTTACGGGTGTTTTGAAACAATTGAACATAATCAGCAGTCGGTTCCTCATGGGCCAGATTACGAGAGAAATCTTTCGACATATGAAGATTATAGCTTCTCTCGAACATATAAGAATGTAGAGACAAATCTCGTAGAGCCAATAAATGTTTTCAATTTCTTTACAGGTGTTAGAGATGATGTTTACTACTCATATTCACCAATAATTCTTTTCCAAAACCTAGGTGAATATAAGTGGGACGAAAATACCCTGAGCTATGAAGTCGACGAAGATATTTATATGTACCGATCTCAAAAAGAGATGTATGAAAAAGTCGATCATCGTTTAAAACTATTAG contains:
- the pepN gene encoding aminopeptidase N — encoded protein: MKSETPVVKYLADYKAPTHKIETVELEFHLDDTKTQVYSKMEVVPVNGQTLELNGEELILKSVKVNGEEFKIFNEEKEILTLSALPTEKFTLEIHNEINPKANTALDGLYKSGGMFCTQNEPEGFRRITYFIDRPDNLSIFTTKIVADKKDYPFLLSNGNLIEKGELDDGKHFAIWNDPFAKPAYLYALVAGDLALIEDTFTTKSGRDVKLQVFVDKGNEDKSHHAMESLKKSMKWDEDRFRLEYDLDIYMIVAVDSFNMGAMENKGLNIFNSAYVLASKETAEDHNFFGIESVVGHEYFHNWTGNRVTCRDWFQLTLKEGLTVFRDQEFSADLNSRSVCRINDVINLRAAQFPEDAGPQSHPIQPKSYIEMNNFYTMTIYEKGSEVIRMYHTLLGEEGFQRGMDKYFELYDGQAVTTADFTNAMSVANDNYDFSQFRRWYDQAGTPVLDVTTSYDEAAKEFTLTVNQSTPATPGQPTKEPFHMPFVIGLLDSKGADMKLTLKNRDDQTDLDRGLLHIKADSEIFVFEGVSERPVASLNRNFSAPVVLRSDLTDNDFIFLMANDNDDFNRYEAGQTLALKNIHALLKDENFQIDDKFVQAWGAILKDQNIDEEFKAVCLGLPSMTDVASTIDIPNYRAIDEVKEQLYKLLASTFEQELVTIYNDLSTERDFKVDAKAMGERRLRGFTLSCLAKIDGHKELARKCYKSATNMTDMMNSLSVMVHEMLPGADESLKEFYERFKDQTLVMQKWLSVQASSCDDSTFDRVGELMKDEVFDMNVPNLVSSLIGTFARNKVQFNHESGRGLKFIAEMIRKVDAINPQSGSRLAGAFNDYRKMPPDLKEIARVELEAIVNDEKTSKNVFEKLSKTLDS
- a CDS encoding nitroreductase family protein, producing the protein MSDNIFTEELELNYTEVAPEIDFVEFEKVITSRRSVRVFGDEEVPEEVVQKAIEHGLLAPNSSNLQPWEFHWVRSEDKRSALSKMCFGQNGAKTAKHLIVCVAKTGTWKNNCQRMLASLEATSKKDGIEVPNAVKAYYSKIAPMAYGYMGPFGIFSPLKWAFYNTIGLFQVIFREPMFPSDLRTWAHKTTALACENIMLSIRAQGYDTLPMEGFDAKRVKKLLGLGCKDHVTMILGVGKRSAKGVYGPQFRFPKEDFIIKH